The Stigmatella ashevillena genomic sequence TCGCGGGGGGATTCAACAACAGCACCACCCTGAGGACGGCGGAGGTGTACGATCCGGCCTCGGGCACCTGGAGCACGGCCGAAGCCATGGCCGTGCCTCGCCGCTACCACACGGCGACGCTGCTGCCCACGGGCAAGGTCCTCATCACGGGCGGACACGACAGCAACGGCACCATCTACGCGACAGCGGAGTTGTATGATCCGGCCTCGCGCACGTGGAGCATGACCAGCGACATGGCCATTCGTCGCTACCTCCACACGGTGACGCTGCTGCAAAACGGCAAGGCGCTCGTCGCGGGAGGAGGCGATGGCCCCATCGCCCAAGTGGCTTCGGAGGTGTACGACCCGGCCTCGAACACCTGGAGTCCGGTCCCTCCCATGACCCGTGGGCGATACAGCCACGCGGCGGCACTGCTGCAAGACGGCAGGGTCCTCATCTCGGGGGGATACAGCAACGGGGGATTCCCCTACGCGGAGCTGTTCTCGCCCTGAATGCACTTCGAGACGTTGCCGCCGCCCACCCCTGCAAGGGGGAGCGGCGGCGCTCCGAGGCGGGTCTCCGTCTTACTCGGTCGCCACGATGTCGAAGCCATTGGCGAAGATGTCTGCCTTGCAGTCCATCCGGTAATAGGTGTTGTCGGTGCACTTCATTCCGCAGATCCGTGCGCCCGTACTGACCTGCGTGACAGAGAAGCTGTTACATGTGACCGAGGCGGCGGGTGAGTTGCCGGTCTCCCAACCGCTGGGACTCGTTGCAATCGGGCTCTTCCGATCGATCTCTTGGTTTTTGACGGGGAAGAGGATCTTCCCCCCTGCGCTGTCCTTCTCGACGACAAAGCGGGGGGTGATGAACTTTGTCACCTGTCCCGCCGTGGGGGCAGGCGTGAGGCGCTGCTCCGCAGCGGTCGGCGTCTCCAAGGGGTCGGTGGTGGACCCGCCACAACCCACGGCCATCACGCTGAGCGCCACACCCATCATCCCGAAAAACTTTCTCATGGTGTCTCCCTTGTCGAGCGCTCCCTGCATGAACCTCCAGGGGCAAGCTCGACGAAACAATACGGCTGAGTGATACACCCGGTCAACAAGCAATCCCTTCAAATCTGGAATCTCCAGACCTGCTGAGCCTCCCGACAAGGCATCCCACAACCCCGGAGCCGGCCCAAACGGGTTGAACACAACGCAAGACCTCTCCTTGCGTTGCACGGGGCTGGCATTCAAAGAACCGGTGCCCAGCTTGAGCGCTCCGAGGCTCTGCTTCAGAGCCCCATGCATACCGCATGAAACATCCGGAGCACACGAATGGGTACCGGCAACAGACACCTCAGGGCGTTGGCGAGCCTCCTTGTTGTCTCTGGACTGCTTTACTCAGGAGCCAGCTTTGCCCAGAACGCCATCTCAGGCCCAGCGAATGACGGCGCGTACATCACTGTCCCGGAAGGAACCACCATCAACGACTGGGCGCTGATGATTTCTCCCACCGTGATGGGAGCCGAGGAAACCAATAGCGAGGGAGACAACGCTCTCCTGAAAATCGAGACCTATGCCGTGGTCATCAACTCCTACACCTGGCGGGTGGTGGCTCGCTACAAGTTCAAATGGTGGAACGATGCCCGGGTCAATGGCATCTGGTCTTCCGGCTCTGCGAATTACCTCATGGTGCGCAAGACTCACCCTCACGGAGGGTGAGAAGTCTGCGGCCGGGGAGTCAGAAGCACGGGCACATCGCACTCCTCGTTGCCTGAAATACTGGCGTTCACCCCCGAGGCGTTCGCCCACCTGGGAGCGCACGTGAAGCCCGAATGGTTCTTCGAAGCGCTGGCAGCAGGCCAAAGCCAGGCACAGCTGCGCAGGCGCAAACTGCCAGTGGACCGGGCGCTGTGGCTGGCCATCGGGATGGGGCTGTTTCGGGACCGTTCCATTCAGGAAGTGGTGCAGCACTGCGAGCATGCGCTGGTGGAGCCCCTGTGGGAGCGCGTTCCCGAC encodes the following:
- a CDS encoding transposase domain-containing protein, whose protein sequence is MPEILAFTPEAFAHLGAHVKPEWFFEALAAGQSQAQLRRRKLPVDRALWLAIGMGLFRDRSIQEVVQHCEHALVEPLWERVPDRGLERSGWKSSRPCQRRPGVRPMGSPPASPTSRSAPARYAQEGSCSSYAPGPGARWNRDDA